Proteins encoded within one genomic window of Candidatus Hydrogenedentota bacterium:
- a CDS encoding UDP-N-acetylmuramate--alanine ligase: MVENECPATTSSRCGFRHPGKTTTTALTAHVLSQARSDIGYFIGGEALGFPFSSKLGTEGAPFIIEGDEYDTAFFDKRAKFLHYLPEIAVVTSLEFDHGDIYNNLREIEIAFQRMFRQIPQDGLVLLCADNYALSLKNKAFSKVESYGLEAPADWQGLIKRDPNNRVLLDISYKGTKWGKVMPSLFGKHNLQNTLATVAVAATLGQQAPQIAAAVESFPGVRRRLEVFLDTGKAVFVEDFAHHPTAIRETVAAAREHWPQKRLRVLFEPRSNTTVTNRFQKELEEAFDGADELCLGPIHRAERIAEEERLNTQRLVENLEKKGITAHAFTEVPPLADYILDSLGDTDLILILSNGAFGGLYTMLREALAPDKTQP; encoded by the coding sequence ATGGTTGAAAATGAATGTCCTGCGACAACGTCAAGTCGTTGTGGTTTCCGGCACCCAGGCAAAACGACAACCACCGCATTGACAGCCCATGTATTGTCGCAAGCCCGTTCAGACATTGGCTATTTCATTGGCGGTGAAGCTTTAGGATTTCCTTTTTCATCCAAGCTCGGTACGGAAGGGGCTCCCTTTATTATTGAAGGCGATGAATACGACACTGCCTTTTTCGATAAGCGTGCCAAATTCCTGCACTATCTCCCGGAGATTGCCGTGGTAACGTCTCTCGAATTCGACCACGGTGATATTTACAACAATCTTCGTGAAATTGAAATCGCCTTTCAGCGCATGTTCCGACAAATCCCACAAGACGGGCTTGTCCTTTTATGCGCCGATAATTACGCCCTTTCTTTGAAAAATAAAGCCTTTTCAAAAGTGGAATCTTACGGACTGGAAGCGCCCGCCGATTGGCAAGGCCTTATAAAGCGAGATCCCAATAATCGTGTGCTTCTTGACATCTCCTACAAAGGAACAAAATGGGGTAAAGTGATGCCCTCCTTATTTGGCAAGCACAACCTCCAAAATACTTTGGCGACCGTTGCCGTTGCGGCCACCTTGGGGCAACAGGCTCCGCAAATTGCCGCAGCCGTTGAGAGCTTTCCCGGTGTTCGGCGTAGACTGGAGGTCTTCCTTGATACGGGGAAAGCGGTCTTTGTCGAAGATTTCGCCCATCATCCCACTGCCATACGAGAGACCGTCGCCGCGGCGCGAGAACACTGGCCTCAGAAACGGCTGCGCGTACTCTTTGAGCCCCGATCCAATACCACTGTGACCAATCGCTTCCAAAAAGAATTGGAAGAAGCCTTTGACGGCGCTGATGAACTCTGTTTAGGGCCTATACATCGCGCCGAGCGTATCGCCGAAGAGGAGCGTTTAAATACACAAAGGCTCGTAGAGAATCTTGAAAAGAAGGGAATTACCGCGCATGCCTTTACTGAAGTACCGCCTTTAGCCGACTACATATTGGACTCTCTCGGCGATACCGATCTCATCTTGATTCTCAGCAACGGTGCCTTTGGCGGTCTCTACACCATGCTCCGCGAAGCCTTGGCTCCCGATAAAACACAGCCATAA
- a CDS encoding type II/IV secretion system protein, with amino-acid sequence MQHDDPYLLTGEELVRQDIITREELDEVKANEITTGTPWYKQLIQQRRISFDTLDNVLHYEFHSRAAKTAPISLGESLVSMGHLTEAELDEALEEQKRSGRLLGNILLEKKFVTREAMAHALAKQYNMEYACLRDTPSTAEALLALPEPLALQHKIIPISLTDDTLVVLAVHPQTRERLKEVGVILGTEIKTFLTAVEDIEEEIKKRYAVIVDQPAPKDERGLQKQVIAKEAVKKEDSDNEAQPVESDRDVRFEEIAQAAAGASVVQIVSMIIEGAINAGATDIHIDPQLPESRVRYRIDAMLHDVMRIPESLYPSLVSRIKIISDLDITDTRHPQDGHISLALGDREIDIRVATLPTYLGERVVLRLLDQSSVLSGIKDLGLSDDDEKTLNNLIKQPYGMILVTGPTGSGKTTTLYAALNQKNVMTESIVTLEDPVEYQLAGINQVQIDPEINVTFANTLRAAMRQDIDVLLVGEIRDPETAQIAIRAAMTGHLVFSTLHTNDAIEAISTLRNMGIPAFLIATALTAVIGQRLVRKICPACKYSFFPTDGLLQSIDVVHAKIDLYRGKGCQRCHFTGFSGRTGIFEVFEITAKIRHLIETEATAEKIMEAESFSTMADHCREKILAGIVNPEEYLRVVRI; translated from the coding sequence ATGCAACATGATGACCCGTATCTTTTAACCGGCGAGGAACTGGTTCGGCAAGACATCATAACCCGTGAAGAATTGGATGAAGTCAAAGCCAACGAAATCACAACAGGTACGCCTTGGTATAAGCAATTGATACAACAGCGCCGCATCAGTTTTGATACGCTGGACAATGTATTACATTACGAATTTCATTCGCGCGCGGCGAAGACAGCACCGATAAGCTTGGGCGAAAGCTTGGTGAGCATGGGACACCTTACAGAAGCAGAACTCGACGAAGCCTTGGAAGAGCAAAAGCGCAGCGGTCGTCTTTTAGGCAATATCCTGCTTGAGAAGAAGTTTGTCACCCGCGAGGCGATGGCCCATGCGCTGGCAAAACAGTACAACATGGAATATGCCTGTTTGCGCGATACGCCCAGCACTGCTGAAGCACTTCTTGCGCTTCCCGAGCCCTTAGCACTGCAACATAAAATTATCCCGATCTCGCTTACTGACGATACACTGGTTGTCCTTGCCGTTCATCCGCAAACCCGTGAGCGATTGAAAGAAGTGGGCGTGATTCTGGGCACAGAAATCAAGACCTTTTTGACCGCTGTTGAAGATATAGAAGAGGAGATTAAGAAGCGGTATGCGGTCATCGTTGATCAGCCCGCTCCAAAAGACGAGCGCGGCCTACAGAAACAAGTGATTGCGAAAGAGGCTGTCAAGAAGGAAGATAGCGACAACGAAGCGCAGCCAGTCGAATCGGATCGTGATGTTCGCTTTGAAGAAATTGCTCAGGCTGCCGCCGGCGCTTCCGTGGTTCAAATTGTATCCATGATAATTGAAGGCGCGATCAATGCCGGCGCTACGGATATCCACATTGATCCGCAGCTGCCGGAATCACGGGTTCGGTATCGCATCGATGCCATGCTCCACGATGTGATGCGTATCCCCGAATCTCTTTATCCCTCGCTGGTATCGCGAATCAAAATTATTTCCGATCTTGATATTACTGATACGCGTCATCCCCAGGACGGTCATATCAGCCTTGCTTTAGGCGATCGCGAAATTGATATCCGCGTCGCTACGCTGCCTACCTATCTGGGCGAGCGTGTTGTGCTGCGCCTGTTGGATCAAAGCTCGGTCTTGTCGGGTATTAAGGATCTAGGCTTAAGCGATGATGATGAAAAGACGTTGAATAACTTGATCAAGCAGCCCTATGGGATGATTCTGGTTACAGGTCCTACGGGCAGCGGTAAGACCACTACGCTCTATGCCGCATTAAATCAAAAGAACGTAATGACTGAGAGCATAGTTACTTTGGAGGATCCGGTAGAATACCAGCTTGCCGGCATTAATCAGGTTCAGATTGATCCGGAGATCAATGTGACTTTTGCCAATACGCTGCGCGCCGCCATGCGGCAGGACATTGATGTCTTGTTGGTCGGCGAAATCCGTGATCCAGAGACGGCACAAATCGCCATTCGTGCTGCCATGACGGGGCATCTCGTTTTCAGTACGCTCCATACCAATGATGCCATCGAAGCGATCAGTACGCTGCGCAATATGGGCATTCCCGCCTTTCTCATTGCAACAGCACTGACCGCTGTCATTGGACAGCGTCTTGTCAGAAAGATTTGTCCTGCATGCAAATATAGTTTCTTCCCCACCGATGGTCTTCTGCAATCTATTGATGTGGTACACGCGAAAATAGATCTATACCGGGGCAAAGGCTGCCAACGCTGTCATTTCACGGGCTTTTCAGGGCGGACAGGAATCTTTGAAGTCTTTGAAATCACGGCCAAGATACGCCATCTCATTGAAACCGAAGCTACGGCTGAGAAAATAATGGAAGCAGAAAGTTTCAGTACCATGGCGGATCATTGCCGTGAAAAGATTCTAGCAGGGATTGTAAATCCGGAAGAATACTTACGGGTAGTAAGAATTTAA
- a CDS encoding alpha/beta hydrolase, with the protein MFKDGWFEVSETLRLYERRLVPTETPLANVVIIHGYGDHCTRYAWTMERFVEAGLATFTYDQRGHGRSPGKRGYIYQFEHLLDDLGLFLTHLQEDLAPVPLFLLGHSMGGMVLARYMQTRTVETQGLVFSSPFLAFSDNLPKCIVALGPIIARILPCAPIGKVNNKGLSRDSSVIEATNNDPLSYHGRVAAHTASEFYRIIEEVEEDLEKITQPMLVLHGGADHVVSPSGSEMLYKGAASVDKELRIYSDGYHELFNDLEKEQYVSEIVTWIKSRI; encoded by the coding sequence ATGTTTAAAGACGGCTGGTTTGAAGTAAGTGAAACGTTGCGTCTTTATGAACGCCGACTTGTTCCAACAGAGACGCCTTTGGCAAATGTGGTGATTATCCACGGCTATGGAGATCATTGTACCCGGTATGCGTGGACGATGGAACGTTTTGTGGAGGCGGGACTCGCCACCTTTACCTACGATCAACGGGGTCATGGTCGTTCTCCGGGCAAGCGCGGCTATATCTACCAGTTTGAGCATTTGCTTGATGATTTGGGTTTGTTCCTGACCCATCTGCAAGAAGATCTGGCTCCGGTACCGCTCTTTTTGTTGGGGCATAGCATGGGCGGGATGGTGCTGGCGCGTTATATGCAAACACGGACGGTGGAGACTCAAGGACTGGTTTTCAGCAGTCCTTTCCTCGCCTTTAGCGATAACCTGCCTAAATGTATTGTGGCGCTCGGCCCCATCATTGCGCGCATTCTACCTTGTGCTCCCATCGGAAAAGTGAATAACAAAGGCTTAAGCCGTGATTCCTCAGTGATAGAAGCAACGAACAACGATCCTTTATCCTATCACGGTCGGGTTGCAGCCCATACGGCCAGTGAATTTTACAGGATCATAGAAGAAGTTGAAGAGGATCTTGAAAAGATTACACAGCCCATGCTGGTCTTGCATGGAGGAGCGGATCACGTAGTTTCTCCGTCGGGCAGCGAGATGCTTTACAAAGGCGCTGCTTCGGTCGATAAAGAGCTTCGTATTTATTCTGATGGCTACCACGAGCTTTTCAATGACCTTGAAAAAGAACAGTATGTGTCGGAAATCGTTACGTGGATAAAGTCGCGCATTTAG